Proteins encoded by one window of Simiduia curdlanivorans:
- a CDS encoding GNAT family N-acetyltransferase, with amino-acid sequence MADLIKTYYLEMLAPKPALKVPFGRVDIKLEALQHADASINQQMYLAVGGAWGWRDKAGWPLARWQAYVDGFGDADTLPDTPIERIETTVLWWRNEPAGYFELSFKGSDVEIRYFGLLPHAIGQKLGGALLSAAIEQAWQMGARRLWVHTCDLDHAAALPNYQRCGFQLYKTITE; translated from the coding sequence ATGGCCGACTTAATAAAGACCTATTATCTTGAAATGCTGGCGCCCAAACCTGCCCTCAAAGTTCCGTTTGGTCGCGTCGATATCAAACTTGAAGCCTTGCAGCATGCCGATGCTAGTATCAATCAGCAGATGTATTTGGCGGTTGGAGGGGCATGGGGTTGGCGAGATAAAGCCGGTTGGCCACTTGCACGCTGGCAGGCCTATGTAGACGGCTTTGGCGATGCTGATACCTTGCCTGATACGCCAATAGAGCGAATCGAAACAACGGTGTTATGGTGGCGGAACGAGCCTGCAGGCTATTTTGAGTTGAGCTTCAAGGGCTCGGACGTGGAAATACGCTATTTTGGCTTGTTACCCCATGCCATAGGTCAGAAGTTAGGCGGTGCCTTGCTGAGCGCCGCGATTGAGCAGGCTTGGCAAATGGGAGCTCGACGGCTTTGGGTTCATACCTGCGACTTAGATCATGCTGCCGCGTTACCCAATTATCAGCGCTGTGGCTTCCAGCTTTACAAAACTATTACGGAGTGA
- a CDS encoding glutathione S-transferase family protein, whose protein sequence is MAELTLVIGNKNYSSWSLRAWLYLKINDISFDEIRLPLDTLQFQQEIYTYSPSGKVPALSHGKVRVWDSFAIIAYIYRTFPDSANWPKDPVVQGLAISAVMEMHAGFMALRQHYPMNCRKASFKAPLRGNVERDLTRLESLWSMLLDASGGPWLGGELGIVDAYFAPVAMRIHTYQLPVSERLQNYVQQVLALPAMQEWIASAQQETEVVNADEWQD, encoded by the coding sequence ATGGCAGAGCTCACATTAGTCATCGGCAATAAGAATTACTCGAGCTGGTCGTTAAGGGCTTGGCTGTATCTGAAAATTAACGATATTAGTTTCGATGAGATTCGGCTGCCGTTGGATACCCTACAGTTTCAACAGGAGATTTATACCTATTCACCCTCTGGCAAGGTTCCAGCCTTAAGTCACGGCAAGGTGCGCGTGTGGGATAGTTTTGCCATTATTGCTTATATCTATCGAACTTTTCCCGATAGCGCCAACTGGCCAAAAGATCCCGTGGTGCAAGGTTTGGCTATTTCGGCGGTAATGGAGATGCACGCGGGCTTTATGGCGCTGCGTCAGCACTATCCGATGAATTGTCGCAAAGCGTCCTTTAAGGCACCTCTGCGCGGTAACGTGGAGCGCGATTTGACTCGGCTCGAGTCGCTGTGGAGTATGTTGCTCGATGCTAGCGGAGGCCCTTGGTTGGGTGGTGAGCTCGGCATTGTCGACGCTTACTTTGCCCCTGTGGCAATGCGTATTCATACTTACCAGTTGCCGGTCAGCGAGCGCCTGCAAAATTATGTGCAGCAGGTGCTGGCACTGCCGGCAATGCAGGAGTGGATAGCCAGTGCCCAGCAAGAAACTGAAGTTGTTAATGCCGATGAATGGCAAGATTAA
- a CDS encoding TonB-dependent receptor: protein MKKIVKRSLLALAISSAAAGSLVTSSAFAEDYTTSTIAGQVRDSAGNMIPGAIIEITSDKGIKRSATVDADGSFRMQQLPIGSYKARVSADGYNGVEDVELNLTIGAGGKYTFTLKPLSGDIEEVYVVGAKQAEYDFNSTTSGISVDVGELQSKYPVARSLTDVALFAPGTQEGDTAFNSRSNGSLASFSGGSVGENAYYINGLNVTNFRNFTGGSTIPFEFYDQIEVKTGGYQAEYGRSIGGFINSVSKSGSNDFHASVTAYYEPDSLRSTAKDIETTWNSLDTTDSTDYIIELSGAVIEDRLFAYGLYNIRENEEEDYTSGRYTQTRDNDPFWAVKLDFIPFDGHRIEYTGFSDRRDIEFSDYNFNDAGADREDVNGSEIGSYIGDSVTEAGGTNQIVKYTGVFSDAFSLSMMYGENEFFRSAQSANDVNPVIYQRIDNPNSSVAIGNWTNTYAATGYDKREAFRIDADIYFEFAGEHHIRFGYDQENLLAEELSTLSGGEYWRYHTCTSAAGCFSGQLAQGEEYVRHLVIDQGGNFEVEQSAYYIQDSWQVTSQLTVNLGLRNETFNNMNAEGETFIKADNQIAPRLGLTYDLFGDGDSRITAFFGRYYMPIAANTNIRMSGAEYFVEEYLRHDGYDNRNSDDTPSGVDYNDPLLYTLSSDGTVPDVSTIKDQSVDPLYTDEISLSYEHVFENEWVAGIRGTYRKLAVQIDDVGINHATVAWALENGYDLDDVYWIMDPSQHGIDYVLTNPGTDMRVATDLLTDDGSLVWMDLTKEMLGYEEPDRVYRSLELSLSKGTEIWGIDGSYVYTSNKGNTEGVVKSDNGQDDAGLTQDFDLVSVMMNAYGPLPTEFEHQFKLAGFYKVNDWMQVGARARIRSPRKFGCQGNLPNGTFGDSDNAFDGNGDFTGDLAALRQVYESRYQDDYWFCNGEASPRGKSMESNWVSTVDASATFTPNLGGSIPGGITIRLDVFNLFDSSAKSDLFEQLEDSSGGQYDNYGQASAYQSPRSMRLSFNWTL, encoded by the coding sequence ATGAAAAAGATAGTAAAACGAAGTCTTTTGGCGCTTGCGATATCTTCTGCAGCCGCCGGATCACTGGTCACCTCAAGCGCATTTGCAGAGGACTACACCACCAGCACTATTGCCGGCCAGGTTAGGGACAGTGCGGGCAATATGATTCCAGGTGCAATTATCGAAATCACCTCCGATAAGGGAATCAAGCGGTCCGCAACTGTTGACGCAGATGGCAGTTTCCGTATGCAGCAACTTCCCATTGGTAGCTACAAGGCCAGAGTGTCTGCGGATGGTTACAATGGAGTTGAGGATGTGGAGCTCAACCTAACTATCGGAGCAGGAGGCAAATACACCTTTACTCTGAAACCGCTTAGCGGGGATATCGAAGAAGTGTACGTTGTTGGCGCAAAGCAGGCCGAGTACGACTTCAATAGCACCACATCAGGTATTTCTGTGGACGTGGGCGAACTCCAGTCCAAGTACCCTGTGGCGCGATCCTTGACCGACGTCGCCCTGTTTGCCCCGGGTACACAGGAAGGCGACACTGCCTTTAACAGTCGCTCAAATGGAAGCCTTGCCTCATTCTCTGGCGGCTCCGTTGGTGAAAACGCCTATTACATTAATGGTCTAAACGTCACCAACTTCCGCAACTTTACCGGCGGCTCCACCATTCCATTTGAGTTTTATGATCAGATTGAAGTTAAAACCGGTGGCTACCAAGCTGAATATGGCCGCTCCATTGGAGGCTTTATAAACAGTGTATCTAAATCTGGCTCGAATGATTTCCACGCCTCGGTAACGGCTTACTATGAGCCGGACAGTCTCCGATCCACAGCTAAAGATATAGAAACCACCTGGAACAGCCTCGATACTACCGACAGTACCGACTACATCATCGAGTTGTCAGGGGCAGTCATCGAAGACCGGCTGTTTGCCTACGGCCTGTACAATATCCGCGAAAACGAAGAAGAGGATTACACCTCAGGCCGATACACGCAGACCCGCGACAACGATCCCTTTTGGGCAGTCAAGCTGGATTTCATTCCCTTTGATGGACACCGAATTGAGTACACTGGTTTTTCCGACCGGCGTGATATTGAGTTCTCGGACTACAATTTTAACGATGCTGGCGCAGACCGAGAGGATGTGAACGGTAGCGAAATTGGCTCGTATATCGGCGACTCAGTCACGGAAGCCGGCGGAACCAACCAGATAGTTAAATACACTGGGGTGTTCAGCGACGCCTTTTCCCTTTCAATGATGTACGGTGAAAACGAGTTTTTCCGCAGCGCGCAATCTGCAAACGACGTCAATCCGGTCATTTATCAACGGATCGACAACCCTAACTCATCAGTAGCCATTGGAAACTGGACCAATACCTACGCGGCGACAGGCTACGACAAGCGCGAGGCCTTCCGGATCGATGCCGACATCTATTTTGAGTTTGCTGGCGAGCACCATATCCGCTTTGGCTACGATCAGGAGAACCTGCTGGCGGAAGAGCTTAGCACGCTTTCTGGGGGCGAATATTGGCGCTACCACACTTGCACAAGCGCCGCGGGCTGTTTCAGTGGCCAACTTGCTCAGGGCGAGGAATATGTCCGCCACCTCGTTATTGATCAAGGTGGAAACTTCGAAGTGGAGCAGTCGGCCTATTACATTCAGGACAGCTGGCAAGTTACCAGCCAACTTACGGTGAATCTGGGACTGCGCAACGAAACCTTCAACAACATGAACGCGGAGGGTGAAACCTTCATCAAGGCTGACAACCAAATTGCACCGCGATTGGGTCTGACCTACGACCTGTTCGGCGATGGTGACAGCCGGATTACCGCATTTTTTGGTCGGTACTATATGCCAATTGCGGCGAACACCAATATCCGGATGTCAGGTGCAGAGTACTTTGTTGAAGAATATCTACGTCACGACGGTTATGACAACCGCAACAGTGACGACACACCAAGCGGCGTCGATTACAACGACCCCTTACTCTACACACTCTCAAGCGATGGCACAGTACCTGATGTATCTACCATTAAAGACCAATCGGTTGATCCGCTCTATACCGATGAAATATCGCTGAGCTATGAACACGTTTTTGAAAATGAGTGGGTCGCAGGTATTCGCGGAACCTACCGTAAACTTGCGGTTCAGATTGATGACGTGGGCATTAACCATGCTACGGTCGCCTGGGCCCTAGAGAACGGCTACGATCTCGATGACGTTTACTGGATCATGGATCCCTCTCAACACGGTATCGACTACGTGCTGACCAACCCAGGCACAGATATGCGGGTGGCAACCGACCTACTGACCGATGACGGCTCATTAGTATGGATGGACCTGACCAAGGAAATGTTGGGCTACGAAGAACCCGATCGGGTTTATCGTTCACTCGAATTATCCCTAAGCAAAGGCACAGAAATATGGGGAATTGATGGCTCGTATGTCTACACCTCCAATAAAGGCAATACAGAAGGGGTAGTGAAGTCAGACAATGGTCAGGATGATGCGGGCTTGACGCAAGACTTTGACTTAGTATCCGTTATGATGAACGCCTATGGTCCTTTGCCTACCGAGTTTGAGCACCAGTTCAAGCTCGCCGGTTTCTACAAGGTAAACGACTGGATGCAGGTAGGTGCTCGCGCAAGAATCAGATCACCACGCAAGTTTGGCTGTCAGGGCAATCTGCCTAATGGCACCTTCGGCGACAGCGATAACGCTTTTGACGGCAATGGTGACTTTACCGGCGATCTTGCGGCACTGCGGCAGGTATACGAAAGCCGTTATCAGGACGATTACTGGTTCTGTAATGGCGAGGCGTCACCACGAGGTAAATCAATGGAAAGTAACTGGGTAAGTACAGTTGACGCCAGTGCAACATTTACACCCAATCTGGGCGGCAGTATCCCCGGAGGAATAACAATCCGATTGGACGTCTTCAACCTGTTTGACAGTTCAGCCAAATCTGACCTGTTTGAGCAATTGGAGGATAGTTCTGGTGGCCAGTATGACAACTACGGTCAGGCCTCTGCCTATCAGTCACCACGTAGCATGCGGCTGTCGTTTAACTGGACACTGTAA
- a CDS encoding substrate-binding periplasmic protein — MKVVLPLLLCIFIQHTPAQAQQEATLCMDNYPPFTYFIEGKPTGAMVDALEIIAEKMQFTLNYTPNTPFIRCMRMAEAGLVDFVVSLLRTPERMNYLAMFPYSSPEPSRFIVQTKMLGSLKEEKDILPLRVGLIKGFLYPKFFRNSDLLIETSSTPEAGIRKLRANQIDALALNETVALHILQSEKNKHDTSKEPIALLDFFVPWDEDSNVIGLSKKSKLISREEEISAYIEAMRIDGTFIKLIDHHKKHQ, encoded by the coding sequence ATGAAGGTCGTACTACCATTGCTGCTGTGCATCTTTATCCAGCATACCCCAGCACAGGCACAGCAAGAGGCTACTTTATGTATGGACAACTACCCGCCATTTACCTATTTTATCGAAGGTAAACCGACGGGTGCGATGGTAGATGCCTTAGAAATAATTGCAGAAAAAATGCAGTTCACGCTCAACTATACGCCTAACACGCCTTTTATACGTTGTATGCGCATGGCGGAAGCTGGGCTGGTTGATTTTGTAGTGAGCTTGCTGCGAACGCCAGAAAGAATGAATTACCTAGCGATGTTTCCCTATTCCAGCCCCGAACCGTCCCGCTTTATTGTGCAAACAAAAATGCTAGGCAGCCTAAAAGAAGAGAAGGATATACTCCCCTTAAGAGTGGGTCTGATTAAAGGCTTTCTATACCCAAAATTTTTTCGCAATAGTGATTTGCTTATCGAAACTTCATCCACACCGGAAGCCGGCATCCGAAAGTTAAGGGCCAATCAGATAGACGCTCTTGCGTTAAATGAAACGGTTGCCTTGCATATTCTACAAAGCGAAAAAAACAAGCACGACACATCGAAGGAACCTATCGCGCTGCTCGATTTTTTTGTGCCATGGGACGAGGATTCAAACGTGATAGGCCTGTCAAAAAAATCAAAACTGATAAGCAGGGAGGAAGAAATTTCTGCCTATATTGAAGCGATGAGAATTGACGGTACTTTTATAAAATTGATTGATCACCATAAAAAACATCAATAA
- a CDS encoding M2 family metallopeptidase, with protein MGCQSDEKAQAKTSVAPVYDQASAEEMLAQAEKDLASTAEFASHASWLASTYINTDSQFVEAKASKDYTLNVVKYAKQVKHWDGVTLQPDTRRKLDALRLGLSFPSPDDETLAGELADIGSKMQGMYGEGKYCRPSGECLDLIEMSNILAEGKDPALMKEVWAGWRSVSPPMRPLYERQVEIANAGAKDLGFENLSVLWRSNYDAEPDAFAADVDDQWNKVKPLYDALHCHVRAQLNASYGDDVVPKAGKIPAHMLGNMWAQTWGNVYEKVKPANSEKSYDLTKLIEQSGMNELGMVRTAEAFFSSLGFAPLPETFWQRSQFTKPRDREVVCHASAWNLDSKDDLRIKMCIQKNGEDFQTVHHELGHNYYQRAYNQQPFLFQGSANDGFHEALGDTVALSITPSYLVSLGLLEKEPPVSEDLGYLMQMALDKIAFLPFGLMVDKWRWQVFNGEIKPEDYNKGWWQLREQYQGIAAPVARSENDFDPGAKYHIPGNTPYTRYFLAFIQQFQFHRALCETAGFEGPLHRCSIYNNKAAGEKLQAMMAMGSSQPWQVAMETLTGQPNLDASAIVDYFAPLKVWLDEQNKDRQCGW; from the coding sequence ATGGGTTGTCAGTCAGATGAAAAAGCTCAGGCCAAAACATCGGTTGCTCCCGTTTATGACCAAGCTAGTGCCGAGGAAATGCTCGCACAGGCTGAAAAAGATCTAGCCAGTACAGCGGAATTTGCCTCCCATGCCAGTTGGTTGGCCTCAACCTATATCAATACCGATAGCCAATTTGTCGAAGCCAAGGCGTCGAAAGACTATACCTTGAACGTGGTGAAATATGCCAAGCAGGTGAAGCATTGGGATGGCGTAACGCTACAACCAGACACCCGACGCAAACTCGATGCTTTGCGCTTGGGCTTGAGTTTCCCGTCACCGGATGATGAAACCCTAGCCGGTGAACTAGCGGATATAGGTTCGAAAATGCAGGGCATGTATGGCGAAGGAAAATATTGCCGGCCCTCGGGCGAATGTTTGGATTTGATTGAAATGAGCAATATTTTGGCGGAAGGTAAAGACCCCGCTTTGATGAAAGAGGTTTGGGCCGGATGGCGCAGCGTATCACCGCCTATGCGGCCACTGTATGAGCGCCAAGTGGAGATTGCAAACGCGGGCGCCAAAGATTTAGGTTTTGAAAATCTATCGGTACTGTGGCGCTCCAATTACGATGCCGAGCCCGATGCTTTTGCCGCCGATGTGGATGATCAGTGGAATAAGGTAAAGCCATTGTATGATGCATTGCACTGCCATGTGCGCGCGCAATTGAATGCTTCCTACGGCGACGATGTGGTGCCGAAAGCCGGAAAAATACCAGCGCATATGCTCGGCAACATGTGGGCCCAAACCTGGGGTAATGTGTACGAAAAAGTTAAGCCTGCCAACAGCGAAAAAAGTTATGACTTAACTAAGTTGATCGAGCAAAGCGGCATGAATGAGCTGGGCATGGTGCGTACCGCTGAGGCCTTCTTCTCATCCCTCGGCTTTGCGCCGTTGCCGGAAACTTTTTGGCAGCGTTCACAGTTCACCAAACCACGTGATCGGGAAGTGGTTTGTCATGCAAGTGCTTGGAATTTAGACAGCAAAGATGATCTGCGCATCAAAATGTGTATTCAGAAAAATGGCGAAGACTTCCAAACCGTTCATCACGAGCTGGGCCACAATTATTATCAGCGCGCTTACAATCAACAGCCCTTTTTGTTTCAGGGTAGTGCCAATGACGGTTTCCACGAGGCACTTGGCGACACTGTCGCTTTATCTATTACGCCTTCTTACTTGGTTAGCCTAGGTCTGCTTGAAAAGGAGCCACCAGTGTCAGAAGACCTTGGCTACTTGATGCAAATGGCGTTGGATAAAATTGCTTTCTTGCCCTTCGGTTTGATGGTGGACAAGTGGCGTTGGCAGGTATTTAACGGCGAAATTAAGCCCGAAGATTACAACAAAGGCTGGTGGCAGTTGCGCGAGCAATACCAAGGTATAGCCGCGCCTGTAGCGCGCTCTGAAAATGATTTTGATCCGGGTGCTAAGTACCATATTCCCGGCAATACGCCTTACACGCGTTACTTTTTAGCGTTCATCCAACAATTCCAGTTTCATCGTGCACTGTGCGAAACCGCGGGCTTCGAGGGCCCTTTACATCGCTGCTCTATCTACAACAACAAAGCCGCAGGCGAAAAGCTTCAAGCAATGATGGCGATGGGTAGCAGCCAGCCTTGGCAAGTAGCCATGGAAACATTAACCGGCCAGCCTAATCTGGATGCAAGTGCGATAGTGGATTATTTCGCACCGCTGAAAGTGTGGTTAGATGAGCAGAATAAAGATCGGCAATGTGGTTGGTAA
- a CDS encoding efflux RND transporter permease subunit, which produces MVRAFVENPRLVILVIAVLLVGGLAAVNSLPLSEDPYITGRHATILTPFPGASAERVEVLVTEKIENKVRELAELELVTSVSKAGLSTLVIELKGSIPPEDVPGLWSRTRALIDEVQTQMPEGVLPTRMLDNRSHAFTRILALQWQGKGEPDMAILARYAQELESRLRGLAGSWRVEKFGAAEEEIQVAIDSHRVASLGLTAADIGRAISRADSKVAAGELSSGNLSVAVEVRGEIDSVERVRQVPLQSPAYGSLVVGDIAHVYRAEKTPQDSLAIVHGERAVVVSVSMLADQRIDRWSEKVDQRLQDFEAILPANVQLQTLFDQRGYTETRLSDLMGNVVLGFCLILLVLFFTLGWRSAIIVALALPLTAMFTLAVMKFYGLPIHQMSVTGLIVALGIMVDNAIVMVDSIARERQAGHARTEAVLRSVRHLWLPLLGSTLTTILAFMPIVLMPGPAGEFVGGIALSVIFSLIGSWIISHTLIAGLAGRWLPQEQKSLRWFECGISGTKFSAKAEQMISAAMRRPLATLVAVASLPLLGFVAAGHLTEQFFPASDRDMFHIEVYLPEQATINATRHVVANISDYLAAEVPEIEEAHWFIGSAAPAFYYNLMFGRDGSANYAQAMVKTAHFSVANKLIPNLQKQLDKHFPSAQILVRKLEQGPPFEAPVEVRLFGPSLDVLKAKGDEVRAAMVAVPAVTHSRASLAAAVPKLWLAVDEDVAKRAQLQLVDLSQQMQNSLDGMVGGSLIEGTTEVPVRVRLQASQRVDLDVLQQFQFVAAVDADDRAVPLTSIAGLDLEPAQATITRRDGERVNTLQAFIRDGVLPAAVLTQLQAQLDAQGFHLPPGYRLAFGGESAERDEAVHDLMGSVGLILTLLVLVVVLSFNSFRLSAIIFAVAFQSIGLGLLCVYLFNYPFGFTVIIGLLGLMGLAINAAIVILAELKSDANSVRGDEADIVAGVMRCGRHIVSTTITTVGGFLPLILAGGGFWPPFAIAIAGGTVLTTLLSFLFVPAAFVLFARTRAFDQAADQALA; this is translated from the coding sequence ATGGTGCGGGCATTTGTTGAAAACCCGCGCTTAGTCATCTTAGTTATCGCGGTGTTACTGGTTGGCGGCTTGGCGGCGGTAAATTCGTTGCCGCTGTCAGAAGACCCTTACATCACGGGGCGACACGCGACCATTCTCACGCCTTTCCCTGGTGCCAGTGCCGAGCGCGTCGAAGTCTTGGTGACGGAAAAAATTGAAAATAAAGTCCGCGAATTAGCTGAACTGGAGCTGGTGACATCCGTTTCTAAAGCGGGCCTGTCGACGCTTGTGATCGAATTGAAAGGCAGTATTCCGCCTGAAGACGTACCCGGCCTTTGGTCGCGCACCCGGGCGCTGATCGACGAAGTGCAAACGCAAATGCCCGAGGGCGTGTTGCCAACGCGCATGTTAGATAATCGCTCCCATGCATTCACGCGCATTTTAGCCTTGCAGTGGCAGGGTAAAGGCGAGCCCGACATGGCGATTCTGGCGCGCTACGCGCAAGAGCTAGAAAGCCGACTGCGAGGTTTGGCCGGCTCCTGGCGGGTCGAAAAATTCGGCGCGGCAGAGGAAGAGATTCAGGTGGCTATCGATAGTCACCGCGTTGCAAGTTTGGGGCTAACGGCGGCTGATATCGGTCGCGCCATCAGTCGCGCCGATAGTAAAGTGGCGGCGGGTGAGCTAAGTTCCGGCAACTTGTCTGTAGCTGTTGAAGTGCGAGGCGAGATCGACAGCGTTGAGCGTGTGCGCCAAGTGCCGCTGCAGTCACCCGCTTATGGCAGCCTTGTAGTTGGCGATATTGCGCACGTTTATCGGGCTGAGAAGACACCCCAAGATAGCCTCGCCATTGTGCACGGCGAGCGCGCGGTGGTGGTGTCGGTGTCCATGTTGGCGGATCAGCGCATCGATCGCTGGAGTGAAAAAGTGGATCAGCGCCTGCAAGACTTTGAGGCCATATTGCCGGCCAATGTGCAGTTGCAAACCTTGTTTGATCAGCGCGGTTATACCGAGACCCGGCTAAGCGATTTGATGGGTAATGTGGTTCTGGGTTTTTGCTTGATTTTGTTGGTGCTGTTTTTTACCTTGGGTTGGCGCTCTGCCATCATCGTCGCTTTGGCGCTGCCTTTAACGGCGATGTTTACCCTCGCCGTGATGAAGTTTTACGGCTTGCCGATTCATCAAATGTCTGTCACTGGCCTGATCGTTGCGCTCGGTATTATGGTCGACAATGCCATTGTGATGGTGGATTCCATTGCTCGCGAACGTCAGGCCGGGCACGCCCGCACTGAGGCGGTTTTGCGTTCAGTGCGCCACCTTTGGTTGCCGCTGTTGGGTTCGACCCTGACCACAATTTTGGCTTTTATGCCGATCGTGTTAATGCCCGGGCCCGCGGGAGAGTTTGTTGGCGGCATTGCGTTGTCGGTAATTTTTTCTTTAATTGGCTCCTGGATAATCTCCCACACCTTAATTGCCGGTTTAGCCGGGCGCTGGTTGCCGCAAGAGCAAAAAAGTTTGCGTTGGTTTGAGTGCGGTATTTCCGGCACCAAGTTCAGCGCAAAAGCTGAGCAAATGATTTCCGCCGCTATGCGTAGACCTTTGGCAACCTTGGTCGCTGTGGCTAGTTTACCGCTCTTGGGTTTTGTTGCGGCCGGGCATTTGACCGAGCAGTTTTTCCCAGCGTCCGATCGCGATATGTTTCACATCGAGGTCTATCTACCCGAGCAAGCGACCATCAATGCGACACGCCACGTGGTTGCTAACATTTCTGACTATTTGGCTGCCGAAGTGCCGGAAATTGAAGAGGCGCATTGGTTTATCGGCAGTGCCGCTCCGGCCTTTTACTACAACTTGATGTTTGGTCGCGATGGTTCTGCTAACTATGCACAAGCGATGGTGAAAACGGCGCACTTTTCGGTCGCTAATAAGCTTATTCCGAACTTGCAGAAACAATTAGATAAGCACTTTCCGAGCGCACAGATTTTAGTGCGTAAACTTGAGCAGGGGCCGCCTTTTGAGGCGCCGGTGGAAGTGCGTTTATTTGGCCCGAGTCTCGATGTGCTTAAAGCCAAAGGCGATGAGGTGCGAGCGGCCATGGTTGCCGTGCCAGCGGTGACACATTCGCGCGCATCCTTAGCGGCAGCAGTGCCAAAACTTTGGTTGGCCGTGGATGAGGATGTGGCCAAGCGCGCACAATTGCAGTTGGTGGACCTGTCACAGCAAATGCAAAATTCTCTCGATGGCATGGTGGGCGGGTCGCTTATCGAAGGCACAACAGAAGTGCCTGTAAGGGTGCGATTACAGGCCAGCCAACGGGTTGATTTGGATGTGTTGCAGCAGTTTCAATTTGTCGCCGCAGTGGATGCCGATGATCGCGCTGTGCCTTTGACGTCTATCGCGGGGCTCGATTTAGAGCCAGCTCAAGCGACCATTACCCGGCGCGATGGCGAGCGAGTTAATACCTTGCAAGCGTTTATTCGCGACGGTGTGCTACCGGCCGCGGTACTAACCCAGTTGCAAGCGCAGCTCGATGCGCAAGGCTTTCACTTGCCGCCTGGTTATCGATTAGCCTTTGGTGGCGAGAGTGCCGAACGGGATGAGGCTGTGCATGACTTGATGGGGTCGGTAGGCCTTATTTTAACCTTGCTGGTGTTGGTGGTGGTGCTAAGCTTCAACTCGTTTCGGCTCAGTGCCATTATCTTTGCGGTGGCCTTTCAGTCGATTGGATTGGGGCTGCTTTGTGTTTACCTATTTAACTACCCCTTTGGTTTCACTGTCATCATCGGCTTGCTCGGTTTAATGGGGCTGGCGATCAATGCCGCTATTGTTATTTTGGCTGAGCTTAAGTCGGATGCTAATTCGGTGCGTGGCGATGAGGCCGATATTGTTGCTGGTGTTATGCGCTGTGGTAGACACATTGTATCCACAACAATTACCACCGTTGGCGGCTTTTTACCCTTAATTTTAGCCGGTGGTGGCTTCTGGCCTCCCTTTGCTATCGCGATTGCGGGCGGCACCGTGTTGACTACGCTATTATCTTTTTTGTTTGTGCCCGCGGCGTTTGTGCTGTTTGCGCGCACCCGCGCCTTCGATCAGGCCGCAGACCAAGCCTTGGCTTAG
- a CDS encoding Mpo1-like protein, with protein sequence MTKQFESFAQFYPFYLAEHANVTCRRLHFIGSTLALILAALALYSSNYLWFLVAVIQGYAWAWVGHFFFEKNKPATFQHPLYSFIGDWVMYKDMATGKIAF encoded by the coding sequence ATGACTAAACAATTTGAAAGTTTCGCGCAATTTTACCCCTTCTACTTGGCGGAGCACGCCAACGTCACTTGTCGGCGCTTACATTTTATCGGCTCAACCTTGGCGCTTATTTTGGCTGCGCTAGCCCTATATTCCAGTAACTACTTGTGGTTTTTGGTTGCTGTTATTCAGGGTTACGCCTGGGCTTGGGTTGGCCACTTTTTCTTCGAAAAGAATAAACCAGCGACTTTCCAGCACCCGCTGTATAGTTTTATCGGCGATTGGGTGATGTATAAGGATATGGCGACAGGGAAAATTGCGTTTTAG